The sequence below is a genomic window from Calditrichota bacterium.
CATCAATATTGTTGGTTTGTCCAATATAATATGTACCAAACTCAACCGACTCAATCAGGTAAACGTAGAACATAATACTCCTAAAACAAAAAAAGCCCGGTAAATTTACCAGGCTTTGTAGTCCCAATCCCGATTTATCGGGAGAACCCTTGTCGTCCACGATGCAATCGGGATGTCCTATGCCCTGTCAGCCCGAAAGATTTTAATGTTTCTTTTCTGCTTTTTAGATTTTTGATCCTTCTTTCTTCCCTCATGGCTTCACTGCGGGTGGTATAAGTTTTATAGGCTATCAGTTTCCATGGTGTCTATTTTTAGTGTATTTGCATCTTCCAGCATTGTGATAATTATTAACCCTTTCATCAATATTGTTGGTTTGTCCAATATAATATGTACCAAACTCAACCGACTCAATCAGGTAAACGTAGAACATAATACTCCTAAAACAAAAAAAGCCCGGTAAATTTACCAGGCTTTGTAGTCCCAAGGGGATTCGAACCCCTGTCGCCGCCGTGAAAGGGCGGTGTCCTAGGCCTCTAGACGATGGGACCTTGCTTTTTAAAAATCTTTTGGGTGAGTGATGGGGTTCGAACCCACGACCCCCAGGACCACAACCTGGTGCTCTAACCAACTGAGCTACACTCACCATAAATTTTTTTCTTGTACGCCCTGAAGGATTCGAACCTTCGACCTACTGCTTAGAAGGCAGTTGCTCTATCCAGCTGAGCTAAGGGCGCAAAGCCCTAAAATATTTCAGTCGGGGTGAGAGGATTCGAACCTCCGACCCCCTGCTCCCA
It includes:
- a CDS encoding GIY-YIG nuclease family protein; amino-acid sequence: MFYVYLIESVEFGTYYIGQTNNIDERVNNYHNAGRCKYTKNRHHGN